Proteins encoded in a region of the Acidiferrobacterales bacterium genome:
- a CDS encoding dihydropteroate synthase — MIGYEKPFCVIGERINPTGRKLLAAEMALGDYSRVEADALAQIQAGAHMLDVNAGIPLADEPKILAEVVQLVQSLTDIPLVLDSSIVAALESALAVYKGRPLVNSVTGEEERLETVLPLVKKYDAAVVAISNDETGISEDPDVRYEVAKKIVERAEDYGIARCDVVVDPLVMPIGAIGQAGRQVFNIVHRLRTELKVNTTCGASNISFGLPNRQGLNAAFLTMAIGAGMTSAITSPLHPEIMNAIMAANVMTGTDRECRTWIAKFREPIGDLDSVERASRRNRARRRRAVH; from the coding sequence GTGATCGGTTACGAAAAACCGTTTTGCGTAATTGGCGAGCGAATCAATCCAACGGGAAGAAAGCTTTTGGCGGCTGAAATGGCTCTCGGCGATTACAGTCGGGTTGAAGCGGATGCTCTAGCCCAGATTCAGGCCGGAGCACATATGCTGGATGTCAATGCCGGCATTCCTCTGGCGGATGAACCCAAGATACTGGCCGAAGTGGTTCAACTTGTTCAGTCGCTGACTGATATTCCTCTGGTATTGGATTCTTCCATTGTCGCTGCATTGGAATCCGCATTGGCCGTATACAAAGGACGCCCGTTGGTGAATTCTGTGACCGGAGAGGAAGAGCGGCTGGAAACGGTGTTGCCCCTGGTCAAGAAATATGACGCTGCAGTTGTCGCGATTTCAAACGACGAAACCGGAATATCGGAAGACCCTGATGTACGGTATGAAGTGGCAAAGAAAATTGTCGAAAGGGCAGAGGACTATGGAATTGCTCGCTGTGATGTGGTTGTCGATCCGCTTGTCATGCCGATCGGTGCGATCGGCCAGGCCGGTCGTCAGGTGTTCAATATCGTTCACAGACTACGCACTGAACTGAAGGTGAACACGACCTGTGGCGCTTCCAATATCAGTTTCGGATTGCCGAATCGTCAAGGTTTGAACGCAGCGTTCCTGACAATGGCCATAGGTGCTGGAATGACCTCGGCAATCACCAGCCCGTTACATCCCGAAATCATGAATGCCATCATGGCTGCCAATGTCATGACGGGCACCGATCGGGAATGTCGGACGTGGATTGCAAAATTCCGCGAACCGATTGGTGATCTTGACAGCGTAGAGAGAGCCAGTCGCCGTAATCGAGCCCGAAGACGAAGGGCGGTGCACTAG
- the proX gene encoding glycine betaine/L-proline ABC transporter substrate-binding protein ProX produces the protein MSNFKRIILGSLAISMVVFGANTVSAESMPGKGVTVRPIEGVNLEEKFQHQIIYRALEQLGYEVADPQEVEYQTIHLALGTGDGDFTAVHWDPLHLVFFNESGGEETMTKVGEFIAGALQGYLVDKASYEAGVTNLGDLKDPEVAKRFDADGNGTADLAGCVPGWGCERVIEHHLTEYGLRDTVTHNQGAYSAIIAETIALEEAGDPIIYYTWTPFWVSGVLVPGDNVEWIEVPYSSLPDGREANTEFMGMELGFEVNSLRVVANNDFLNANPAAAKLFELAKLDINEVSAQNKKMRDGEDSVADIARHVDEWISANQATFDSWVAEARAAGG, from the coding sequence GTGTCTAACTTTAAGAGAATCATTCTGGGCAGTTTGGCAATCTCGATGGTTGTGTTCGGTGCGAATACAGTATCCGCTGAGTCCATGCCGGGAAAAGGTGTTACGGTTCGACCTATTGAAGGTGTGAATCTTGAAGAGAAATTTCAGCATCAGATCATTTATCGGGCGTTGGAACAGCTTGGTTATGAAGTTGCAGACCCACAGGAAGTCGAGTACCAGACTATCCATCTTGCGCTTGGCACAGGTGATGGCGACTTCACGGCAGTACATTGGGACCCGTTGCACCTGGTATTCTTCAATGAATCGGGTGGCGAAGAGACAATGACGAAAGTCGGCGAGTTCATCGCAGGTGCGCTCCAAGGTTACCTCGTTGACAAGGCATCTTACGAAGCCGGCGTCACCAATCTGGGTGACCTGAAAGATCCGGAAGTCGCAAAGAGATTCGACGCCGATGGAAACGGAACGGCTGACCTCGCAGGGTGTGTTCCCGGCTGGGGTTGCGAGCGAGTCATTGAGCACCATCTCACTGAATACGGTCTTCGGGACACGGTCACACATAACCAGGGCGCATACAGCGCAATCATCGCCGAAACGATTGCCTTGGAAGAGGCGGGCGACCCGATCATCTATTACACATGGACACCGTTCTGGGTATCCGGAGTGCTCGTGCCAGGTGATAATGTTGAATGGATTGAGGTTCCATACTCATCCTTGCCGGACGGCCGCGAAGCCAACACTGAGTTCATGGGCATGGAACTGGGCTTTGAGGTCAACAGTCTTCGTGTGGTCGCAAACAACGATTTTCTGAACGCCAATCCGGCTGCAGCGAAGTTGTTTGAACTTGCGAAACTGGACATCAATGAAGTGTCTGCACAAAACAAGAAGATGCGCGATGGCGAAGACTCTGTAGCAGACATCGCTCGACATGTTGACGAATGGATCAGTGCCAATCAGGCAACATTCGACAGTTGGGTAGCTGAGGCCAGAGCCGCAGGAGGCTGA
- a CDS encoding trimethylamine methyltransferase family protein produces the protein MNQHQTNDGLLNQRVGRSRRKKIRKDVREAMLPALEYGIPRIEPLSAEQIARIHGASMDILENVGVVFRDPVAVADWKRAGADIRDGDRVHLDRDMVTELISTIPSEITYHARDPEKSIRIGDKSAMLIPMAGAPYLRDLDDRRRAPTLDDLAMFHKLSHMAPSLHSTCHHIVEPMDHVVAHRHLRITYSSMKYSDKTFMGMTTSERNAEDVLDMCEILFGKDFLETRPVITGNCNGNSPLLWDQTMLGAMRAFNRRNQPILCSPFVLGGANTPASTAAAVAQLNAEALSALAYTQVVRKGCPAIYGHYLSTVSMQSGAPMAGTPEISLMNFMIGQLARHYNIPWRTSNTLGGAKTFDAQAGYESASTMMAALLSGAHYVWHSAGWNEAGMHCSVAKFMVDVEQCAMGYRMAQGIDWSDFDEAVDAVSDVGPGGHYLGHPHTLRRFQDAFFMPKLFDNSTFEQWYANGEVEVTERALKAARELLNAYEEPKLEDSVDEALLDFIARREREIPAVDELNQRY, from the coding sequence ATGAACCAGCACCAGACTAACGACGGACTGCTGAATCAACGAGTCGGACGTTCCCGAAGAAAGAAAATCCGTAAAGATGTGCGCGAGGCGATGCTTCCGGCACTTGAATATGGAATTCCTCGAATTGAGCCCCTGTCCGCCGAGCAGATTGCCCGAATCCATGGCGCTTCGATGGATATCCTCGAGAATGTGGGTGTCGTATTTCGTGATCCTGTGGCAGTAGCCGACTGGAAACGCGCAGGTGCCGATATTCGGGACGGTGATCGGGTTCATCTCGATCGGGACATGGTAACCGAGTTGATCAGTACAATCCCGTCTGAAATCACCTACCACGCACGCGACCCTGAGAAAAGCATCAGGATTGGTGACAAAAGCGCAATGCTGATTCCCATGGCAGGTGCGCCTTATCTCAGGGATCTCGACGACAGACGACGTGCGCCAACGCTTGACGATCTGGCCATGTTCCACAAACTGTCTCACATGGCCCCTTCACTGCATTCAACATGCCACCATATTGTGGAGCCGATGGATCATGTTGTTGCACATCGCCACTTGAGAATCACCTATTCATCCATGAAGTACTCCGACAAGACATTCATGGGAATGACGACATCGGAACGAAATGCCGAGGACGTTCTGGACATGTGTGAGATCTTGTTTGGAAAGGACTTCCTGGAAACACGCCCTGTCATAACCGGCAACTGCAACGGCAATTCACCTCTGCTTTGGGATCAGACCATGCTCGGTGCGATGCGAGCATTCAATCGACGAAACCAACCCATCTTGTGTTCACCGTTTGTATTGGGCGGTGCCAATACGCCTGCATCGACTGCGGCAGCGGTGGCACAGCTGAATGCTGAGGCTTTATCAGCCCTCGCTTATACGCAGGTCGTGAGAAAAGGCTGTCCGGCGATTTACGGACACTACCTTTCGACTGTATCGATGCAATCCGGCGCACCGATGGCGGGCACCCCGGAAATCAGCCTGATGAATTTCATGATCGGTCAGCTTGCCAGGCATTACAACATACCGTGGCGCACCTCAAATACATTGGGCGGTGCCAAGACATTTGATGCGCAGGCTGGTTACGAAAGCGCTTCGACCATGATGGCAGCGTTGCTTTCCGGCGCACACTATGTATGGCATTCAGCGGGCTGGAATGAGGCTGGCATGCACTGTTCTGTGGCGAAATTCATGGTTGATGTCGAGCAATGCGCCATGGGGTACCGCATGGCACAAGGGATTGATTGGAGCGACTTCGATGAAGCGGTGGATGCCGTCTCTGATGTCGGACCCGGAGGTCACTACCTTGGACACCCTCACACGCTCCGGCGCTTTCAGGATGCGTTTTTCATGCCGAAGCTGTTTGACAATTCAACATTCGAGCAATGGTATGCAAATGGTGAGGTTGAGGTCACTGAACGAGCCTTGAAAGCGGCCCGTGAATTGCTCAACGCGTACGAGGAACCAAAACTCGAGGATTCTGTCGATGAAGCCCTGCTGGATTTCATCGCCCGAAGGGAACGTGAAATTCCGGCAGTTGATGAGTTGAATCAACGATACTGA
- a CDS encoding ASKHA domain-containing protein: MTQNTDSMVVFTPSGRRGRFPKGTTILQAARSLGVDLDSVCGGRAMCGRCQIELSTGAFAKHGVESRTEHLSSLSAVETEYAKSHELRNGRRLGCSVQILGDVVIDVPPESQVHRQVVRKRAEVHAINLNPVVRMYYVEVQEPNMHDPSGDLQRLKDALEFDWRLENLSCDLKQIQQLQSALREGEWKVTAAVHDGSQIVAVWPGFRDQAYGLAIDVGSTTIAAHLCELSSGQVVESAGVMNPQIRFGEDLMSRVSYLMMNPGHEKEMTDEVRRAIQKLSENVAQAHGIEVEDILDLVFVGNPVMQHLLLGISPIELGGAPFALATDESVSIWANELDLSLHPNARAFILPCIAGHVGADAAGMVLSEQPYLSQDNMLLVDVGTNAEIVLGNCNRLVAASSPTGPAFEGAQISSGQRAAPGAIERLRIDKETLVPKFKVIGCDLWSTQEGFEDGIRDFGVTGICGSGIIEAIAEMYLAGVIDSDGVIQGGLSARSERIIADGRTFSYVIQDTAPRVVITQNDVRAIQLAKAALYAGIRLLMDRLALEQVDVIRLAGAFGSHVDVKYAMVLGMIPDCDLSQVTSAGNAAGTGARIALLDRNSRSEIRQVVRNIEKVETAVEPSFQTYFVEAMAIPHRSASFPQLGKVVDLPKSAGSSDHQSGQRRRRRRAANREG, encoded by the coding sequence ATGACGCAGAATACTGATTCCATGGTGGTATTCACCCCTTCCGGGCGGCGGGGTCGGTTCCCAAAAGGTACAACAATCCTTCAGGCCGCACGTTCACTGGGTGTGGATTTGGATTCGGTCTGTGGCGGTCGCGCAATGTGCGGACGCTGTCAGATCGAATTGAGCACTGGCGCTTTCGCCAAGCATGGCGTTGAGTCTCGAACCGAGCACCTGAGTTCGCTGAGTGCGGTTGAGACGGAGTACGCCAAGTCTCACGAGCTGCGGAACGGACGCAGATTGGGGTGTTCAGTCCAGATTTTAGGGGATGTGGTGATTGATGTCCCTCCGGAGAGTCAGGTTCATCGTCAGGTTGTGAGAAAACGCGCTGAAGTGCATGCAATCAACCTGAATCCTGTCGTTCGAATGTACTATGTCGAGGTGCAGGAACCGAACATGCACGATCCGTCGGGCGACCTGCAGCGCTTGAAAGACGCACTGGAGTTTGATTGGAGGCTGGAAAATCTTTCTTGCGACTTAAAGCAAATTCAACAGTTGCAAAGCGCCTTGCGGGAGGGCGAGTGGAAGGTTACCGCCGCGGTGCATGACGGTTCACAGATCGTTGCCGTTTGGCCCGGCTTCAGGGATCAGGCTTACGGATTGGCGATTGATGTAGGTTCCACTACGATTGCCGCACATCTTTGCGAGTTGTCAAGCGGTCAGGTTGTCGAATCGGCTGGCGTGATGAATCCGCAGATCCGATTTGGTGAGGATCTGATGAGCAGGGTTTCCTATCTGATGATGAATCCCGGACACGAAAAGGAAATGACTGATGAAGTGCGCCGGGCAATTCAGAAACTATCTGAAAATGTAGCGCAAGCCCATGGCATTGAGGTCGAGGATATTCTCGATCTCGTATTTGTCGGCAATCCGGTGATGCAGCATTTGCTGTTGGGGATCAGTCCGATCGAGCTTGGCGGCGCACCGTTCGCCCTGGCGACCGACGAGTCCGTCAGCATCTGGGCGAACGAACTGGATCTTTCCCTTCATCCGAATGCGCGCGCTTTCATTCTGCCATGTATCGCAGGCCATGTCGGAGCTGATGCGGCCGGAATGGTGCTGTCCGAACAGCCATACCTCAGTCAGGATAACATGCTTCTTGTCGATGTCGGCACCAACGCAGAGATTGTCTTGGGAAATTGCAACCGACTGGTTGCGGCATCCAGTCCCACCGGACCGGCTTTCGAAGGGGCTCAGATCAGCAGTGGTCAGCGTGCGGCACCGGGTGCCATCGAACGATTGCGAATTGACAAGGAAACCTTGGTTCCAAAGTTCAAGGTTATCGGATGTGATCTGTGGTCAACACAGGAGGGATTCGAGGACGGAATCAGGGATTTTGGAGTAACCGGAATTTGCGGTTCAGGAATCATTGAGGCCATCGCAGAAATGTACCTGGCTGGAGTGATCGATTCTGACGGAGTCATTCAGGGTGGCCTTTCGGCCCGAAGTGAGCGAATCATTGCCGATGGCCGTACCTTCTCCTATGTGATTCAGGATACCGCTCCGCGAGTTGTCATCACGCAGAATGATGTCCGTGCGATTCAACTGGCAAAGGCCGCTTTGTACGCCGGAATTCGTCTGCTGATGGACCGTCTGGCTTTGGAACAGGTCGACGTGATTCGACTGGCCGGCGCGTTCGGGAGTCATGTCGACGTCAAGTATGCAATGGTGCTGGGCATGATCCCGGACTGTGACCTGAGTCAGGTCACCTCGGCGGGAAATGCTGCCGGAACCGGAGCACGGATTGCCTTGCTGGACCGTAACTCCCGAAGCGAGATACGCCAGGTCGTCCGCAACATCGAAAAAGTCGAAACCGCGGTAGAACCTAGCTTTCAGACTTACTTCGTCGAGGCGATGGCCATTCCACATCGGTCAGCTTCGTTCCCGCAGCTCGGCAAGGTTGTGGATTTGCCGAAATCGGCAGGTTCATCGGATCACCAGTCGGGTCAGCGTCGAAGACGACGACGAGCCGCCAATCGGGAAGGCTGA
- a CDS encoding oxidoreductase codes for MESFRSYRISQGEDKSISANFTNMSVDELTDGDVVIKTSYSTINFKDALAATGKGRILRQYPLNGGIDLAGKVAASNDARYKEGDSVLVVGCGLSEIHDGGYSEYARVPGDCVVPMPSGLTEYDAMAFGTAGFTAAIAVIRMEDNGQIPERGPIVVTGATGGVGSFAISMFSGLGYDVIALSGKKQHEDYLRTLGAGELIDRHSLDMGDRPLERAQWGGAVDNVGGDILGWLTRTVKPWGNIGSIGLAGGVGFKTTVMPFILRGVSVLGINSLEMPREVRDKAWERMCSDLKPADMNLIVKEVVDFENLPASFDQFMDGSIVGRIVVRIKGSD; via the coding sequence ATGGAATCGTTCCGCAGTTACCGTATCAGCCAAGGCGAAGATAAATCCATATCTGCGAATTTCACGAACATGTCGGTCGACGAGTTGACTGATGGCGATGTTGTAATCAAGACAAGCTATTCGACGATCAATTTCAAAGATGCCCTTGCTGCCACCGGAAAGGGACGAATTCTGCGACAGTATCCACTGAATGGCGGAATTGATCTGGCAGGCAAAGTCGCCGCTTCGAATGATGCGCGCTACAAGGAAGGCGACTCTGTACTGGTCGTGGGTTGTGGATTGTCTGAAATTCACGACGGGGGTTACTCCGAATACGCCAGGGTTCCAGGTGATTGTGTTGTGCCAATGCCTTCAGGGTTAACGGAATATGATGCGATGGCATTCGGCACTGCCGGTTTTACCGCGGCAATCGCTGTGATCAGAATGGAAGATAACGGACAGATTCCCGAACGCGGCCCCATTGTTGTGACCGGTGCAACCGGAGGGGTGGGAAGTTTCGCAATCAGTATGTTCTCGGGTTTGGGTTACGATGTCATCGCGTTGTCGGGGAAGAAACAACATGAAGATTATCTTCGGACACTTGGGGCCGGCGAACTGATCGATCGACATAGTCTCGATATGGGTGACCGACCTTTGGAGAGAGCCCAGTGGGGTGGCGCAGTTGACAATGTAGGCGGTGATATTCTAGGTTGGCTGACCAGAACCGTCAAGCCTTGGGGCAATATCGGATCAATTGGACTTGCCGGTGGAGTCGGCTTCAAGACGACAGTGATGCCTTTCATACTCAGAGGGGTGTCTGTGCTCGGTATCAATTCGCTTGAGATGCCTCGGGAAGTCCGAGACAAGGCATGGGAGCGAATGTGTTCGGATCTAAAACCCGCAGACATGAATCTGATTGTAAAAGAGGTCGTTGATTTCGAAAACCTTCCCGCTTCGTTTGATCAATTCATGGACGGATCGATTGTTGGGCGCATCGTGGTGCGAATCAAGGGAAGCGACTGA
- a CDS encoding hydantoinase/oxoprolinase family protein has translation MRLGIDTGGTYTDAVLYDNDIGVVRTAKTLTTHYDLSVGIRDAINRIDCAEQPLSECITVTAISTTLATNAIVEGRGGSVCLLLIGHKPESLNRAQLNTALRGDPAVFLNGGHTAHGDESQPIDLQQVEAAVAKYANCVSAFAVAGMFSVRNNAHEIAVRNLIMQLSDRPVTCSHELTANLDAPRRATTAVLNARLIAPIAELVQTVSTELEVHEVSAPLMVVKGDGSMISAEVAKVRPVETVLSGPAASIVGASRLSDCDVSIVSDIGGTTTDIAILSGGEPRIDHKGAHIGGFKTFVEAVDVYTVGLGGDSQVSFASPIEIGPNRAMPICSLSHQHHPVVETLKEQLKRNPQEYQGCFLTRRRSTVDVQNLSRIDKKLWDLLEDGPVSCEELLRDGRMLRAFNRLRTLDLVQLCAFTPTDALHVLGMMDRWSVEAATLAAQLWTRGFANGMEANWDSPERFCEEVIEAVIHKSCESLVMAAVRSESTHSSPVKTSDYLLNKAISKSGSQLVDVKLTLNGTLAVVGAPASPFYPEVASRLNLPCDIPEYSNVGNAVGAAAGDVSQRVSGLITSPAEGVYRIHTPSGVQDFSDLEKAADVAIEELESLARVRAVSMNPEKASIDVSRNDNIINGLGGHKVFIESQITVSVSGQVGARR, from the coding sequence ATGCGCCTCGGAATCGACACAGGCGGAACCTATACCGACGCGGTCCTGTATGACAACGATATAGGGGTGGTTCGAACCGCCAAGACACTGACCACACATTATGATCTATCGGTCGGAATCCGCGATGCCATCAATCGAATTGATTGCGCTGAGCAACCGCTCTCAGAGTGTATCACGGTCACTGCAATTTCAACTACCCTGGCTACGAATGCCATAGTGGAGGGACGCGGCGGGTCTGTCTGTCTGCTGCTGATCGGGCATAAGCCGGAATCCCTGAATCGGGCACAACTGAATACTGCCCTGCGTGGAGACCCGGCAGTCTTTCTGAATGGCGGACATACCGCCCATGGCGACGAGTCGCAACCGATCGACCTGCAACAGGTTGAAGCTGCGGTAGCCAAGTATGCGAACTGTGTTTCTGCATTCGCCGTCGCAGGCATGTTTTCTGTCCGGAACAATGCGCATGAGATCGCTGTCAGGAACCTTATCATGCAACTTTCCGACCGGCCGGTCACTTGCAGCCATGAGTTGACAGCGAATCTCGATGCCCCGCGCCGCGCGACTACCGCGGTTCTGAATGCACGGCTGATCGCTCCAATCGCTGAATTGGTTCAGACGGTTTCCACAGAGCTCGAAGTTCATGAAGTCAGCGCTCCCCTCATGGTCGTCAAGGGAGATGGCTCGATGATCAGTGCAGAAGTCGCCAAGGTGCGGCCGGTAGAAACCGTGTTGTCCGGCCCGGCGGCCAGCATTGTAGGTGCCAGCAGACTGTCGGACTGCGATGTCTCAATCGTCTCGGACATCGGAGGCACGACAACAGACATCGCAATCCTTAGTGGCGGGGAACCCAGAATTGATCACAAAGGTGCGCACATCGGCGGGTTCAAGACATTCGTTGAAGCCGTTGATGTCTACACGGTGGGCTTGGGTGGGGACAGTCAGGTCTCGTTTGCCAGTCCGATCGAAATAGGCCCGAATCGCGCCATGCCCATCTGTTCTCTCAGCCACCAACACCATCCAGTCGTCGAAACCCTGAAAGAACAGTTGAAGCGTAACCCACAGGAATATCAGGGATGTTTCCTTACTCGCCGCAGATCAACTGTGGATGTCCAGAACCTCAGCAGAATTGACAAGAAATTATGGGATTTGCTCGAAGACGGACCTGTCAGTTGTGAAGAACTTCTCCGGGACGGACGGATGCTGCGTGCGTTCAACCGACTTCGCACCCTGGACCTGGTGCAATTGTGTGCGTTCACACCGACCGACGCCCTGCATGTACTGGGCATGATGGATCGATGGTCTGTAGAGGCGGCGACACTCGCAGCCCAACTCTGGACCAGGGGTTTTGCCAATGGCATGGAAGCGAATTGGGACAGCCCGGAGCGCTTCTGCGAAGAAGTGATCGAAGCGGTGATTCACAAGTCCTGCGAATCACTGGTTATGGCAGCAGTTCGCTCGGAGTCGACGCACTCCAGTCCGGTGAAAACCAGTGACTATCTTCTGAACAAGGCGATATCCAAGTCTGGTTCACAGTTGGTCGACGTGAAGTTAACCCTCAACGGAACACTGGCGGTGGTGGGCGCACCTGCATCGCCGTTTTATCCTGAGGTAGCCTCGCGGCTGAATCTCCCGTGTGACATACCTGAATACTCGAATGTCGGGAATGCCGTAGGCGCTGCCGCCGGCGATGTGTCCCAGCGCGTGTCAGGACTGATCACGTCACCGGCAGAAGGAGTCTACCGCATACACACTCCGAGCGGAGTTCAGGATTTTTCCGACCTCGAAAAAGCTGCTGATGTGGCAATTGAGGAACTCGAATCACTTGCCCGAGTTCGTGCAGTATCGATGAATCCGGAAAAAGCGAGTATCGATGTCTCACGCAATGACAACATCATCAACGGCCTTGGAGGGCACAAGGTCTTCATCGAGTCCCAGATCACTGTTTCAGTTTCAGGACAGGTGGGTGCCCGTCGGTGA
- a CDS encoding B12-binding domain-containing protein — protein sequence MENIDDIDLSSLSDDELVEQMHDDLYDGLKEEIEEGTHILLSRGWEPYAVLQDALVEGMRIVGIDFRDGILFVPEVLMSANAMKGGMAILRPLLAETGAPTIGKMVIGTVKGDIHDIGKNLVAMMLEGAGFEVINLGINNPVENYLSALEEHEPELLGMSALLTTTMPYMKVVIDTLVEQGNRDDYIVVVGGAPLNEEFGNAIGADAYCRDAAVAVESCKELVAQFRAAS from the coding sequence ATGGAAAACATAGACGATATTGATCTTTCATCATTGTCTGACGACGAACTGGTTGAGCAGATGCACGACGATCTGTATGACGGCTTGAAAGAGGAAATCGAAGAGGGAACCCATATCCTCCTGAGCCGGGGATGGGAGCCTTATGCGGTCCTTCAGGATGCCTTGGTTGAGGGAATGCGGATTGTTGGTATTGATTTCCGTGACGGAATACTTTTTGTACCAGAGGTTCTCATGTCAGCAAACGCCATGAAAGGAGGGATGGCAATTCTACGCCCACTTCTTGCAGAAACTGGCGCGCCCACTATTGGCAAGATGGTCATCGGCACCGTCAAGGGCGATATCCATGACATCGGCAAGAACCTGGTCGCGATGATGCTTGAAGGTGCTGGATTTGAAGTGATCAATCTGGGAATAAACAACCCCGTCGAAAACTATCTTTCCGCACTTGAGGAGCACGAACCCGAACTATTGGGAATGTCCGCATTGCTGACGACGACGATGCCCTATATGAAAGTTGTCATCGACACTTTGGTCGAACAGGGTAACCGGGATGATTACATCGTTGTTGTTGGTGGAGCCCCACTGAACGAAGAGTTCGGAAATGCAATCGGAGCAGATGCCTACTGTCGTGATGCGGCTGTCGCTGTAGAATCCTGTAAGGAATTGGTAGCTCAGTTTCGGGCGGCAAGCTGA
- a CDS encoding D-aminoacylase, translating to MAVDLKISGGRVIDGTGGESRIADVVVDKGRITGVGEFPDTAAIRLLDAQGKCVAPGFIDAHTHDDRVLLSSPDMSCKISQGVTTVVTGNCGVSLAPLANVDPPPPLNLLGDRQWYRFGTTAAYVSELRNEPAAVNSMMLVGHSTLRVSTMDRLDRPATAKEIVQMERLVDAAMQEGASGFSTGLEYPPSIQASEKEVIALAKRASMAGGIYTTHMRNESDDVHLSIGETVRVAREADISTVISHHKTCGKNNFGRTCETLPQIEAAKKSVQLNFDVYPYVASSTSLLPQYLSKADRVLITWSDPHPECSGMELEKICENWNVSTAEAVDLLSPAGAIYFQMDEEDLQRVLKFPGAMIGSDGLPSDRFPHPRLWGTFPRVLGHYSRDLGLFSLEEAVARMTGNTSDTFGIADRGFISKGMCADIVVFDPETVIDRASFEDPLQPAAGIEWVFVNGELVYEDCQWTGSRPGMLLSRAA from the coding sequence ATGGCGGTTGACCTCAAGATCAGCGGTGGCCGGGTTATTGACGGTACCGGCGGCGAATCAAGAATTGCTGATGTAGTCGTCGACAAAGGCCGAATTACAGGTGTCGGTGAATTTCCAGATACTGCAGCGATCAGATTGCTGGATGCGCAAGGCAAATGTGTCGCACCTGGATTCATTGACGCCCACACTCACGATGATCGTGTGCTGTTGTCCTCACCGGACATGTCCTGCAAGATCAGTCAAGGGGTGACAACAGTCGTCACCGGAAACTGCGGCGTCAGTCTCGCTCCGCTTGCGAACGTCGACCCACCTCCTCCCCTGAATCTATTGGGTGACAGACAATGGTATCGGTTCGGCACCACCGCCGCCTACGTCAGTGAGTTGCGCAATGAGCCTGCGGCCGTCAATTCCATGATGCTTGTCGGGCATTCGACGTTGCGGGTTTCAACGATGGACCGTTTGGATCGCCCAGCGACCGCAAAGGAAATTGTTCAGATGGAAAGATTGGTTGATGCAGCCATGCAAGAAGGCGCGAGCGGGTTCAGTACCGGGCTTGAATATCCACCGTCGATCCAAGCCTCCGAAAAGGAAGTCATTGCACTGGCGAAAAGAGCTTCCATGGCTGGCGGAATCTACACTACACACATGCGCAACGAAAGTGATGATGTGCATCTTTCGATTGGAGAGACGGTTCGGGTTGCCCGGGAGGCGGACATCAGTACTGTGATTTCCCACCACAAGACCTGTGGCAAGAATAATTTCGGCAGGACCTGCGAAACACTGCCGCAGATTGAGGCAGCAAAGAAGTCCGTTCAACTCAACTTTGATGTCTACCCTTATGTCGCCAGTTCCACGTCTTTGCTTCCGCAGTACCTGAGCAAGGCAGATCGTGTGCTGATTACATGGTCTGATCCTCATCCTGAATGCAGCGGAATGGAACTGGAGAAAATCTGTGAGAATTGGAACGTCAGCACCGCTGAAGCTGTTGATTTGCTGTCTCCTGCAGGTGCCATCTATTTTCAGATGGATGAGGAGGATCTTCAGCGGGTATTGAAGTTTCCAGGGGCGATGATCGGCTCTGATGGATTGCCCAGTGATCGTTTTCCACATCCGCGTCTATGGGGAACTTTTCCTCGCGTATTGGGACACTACAGCAGGGACCTTGGGCTATTTTCACTGGAGGAGGCAGTTGCGCGCATGACCGGCAATACGTCGGACACCTTTGGAATCGCCGACCGAGGCTTTATCAGCAAAGGCATGTGTGCAGACATAGTCGTATTCGATCCTGAAACAGTCATCGACCGGGCCAGTTTCGAAGATCCGTTACAGCCGGCAGCGGGGATTGAATGGGTCTTCGTCAATGGTGAACTGGTCTACGAAGACTGCCAATGGACTGGAAGTCGTCCCGGCATGCTTTTGTCGCGCGCCGCTTGA